From one Burkholderia pyrrocinia genomic stretch:
- a CDS encoding lysozyme inhibitor LprI family protein has translation MKKKNLFASCALLALAVPFAAHAAGCAKPHSAFDQVYCSSTQFSQTDRELNDEYGRLRKQLSGDQQATLKAGQLAWLKQRDAQCSETRNNGYLVDLQCATDMTASRLSFLRERERECTSTGCVASKLGE, from the coding sequence ATGAAAAAGAAGAATCTGTTCGCATCCTGCGCGCTGCTCGCGCTTGCCGTTCCGTTCGCCGCGCACGCGGCCGGCTGTGCGAAGCCGCACAGCGCGTTCGACCAGGTGTACTGCAGCAGCACGCAGTTCTCCCAGACCGACCGCGAACTCAACGACGAATACGGCCGCCTGCGCAAGCAACTGAGCGGCGACCAGCAGGCGACGCTGAAGGCCGGCCAGCTCGCGTGGCTGAAGCAGCGCGACGCGCAGTGCAGCGAAACCCGCAACAACGGCTACCTCGTGGATCTCCAGTGCGCGACCGACATGACGGCGTCGCGGCTGTCGTTCCTGCGCGAGCGCGAGCGTGAATGCACGAGCACGGGGTGCGTGGCGTCGAAGCTCGGCGAGTAA
- a CDS encoding DUF350 domain-containing protein has product MNSAYLYAVHLLSAFVLLLVFAAVYLKVTPFDELALIRDGNAAATLSFGGALIGFCLTLASSIAHNSTLGEVVIWAVGAMIVQLITYAVLTRLMPRMNHAIEDRNIAMGGLMGTASLVVGIINAACLT; this is encoded by the coding sequence ATGAATAGTGCCTATCTCTATGCGGTTCATTTACTGTCGGCGTTCGTGCTGCTTCTTGTGTTCGCGGCAGTGTACCTGAAGGTCACCCCGTTCGACGAACTGGCGCTGATCCGCGACGGCAATGCGGCCGCGACGCTGTCGTTCGGCGGCGCGCTGATCGGTTTCTGCCTGACGCTCGCGTCCAGCATCGCGCACAACTCGACGCTCGGCGAAGTCGTGATCTGGGCCGTCGGCGCGATGATCGTGCAACTGATCACCTATGCGGTGCTCACCCGCCTGATGCCCCGCATGAATCATGCGATCGAGGATCGCAACATCGCGATGGGCGGCCTGATGGGCACCGCGTCGCTCGTCGTCGGCATCATCAATGCCGCCTGCCTGACCTGA
- a CDS encoding NAD(P)-binding protein, protein MDRRTFLVASAAASLAACGRTGWIETTPRVGYPGMREGHALRDHAALPPPSGTVETDVAILGAGAAGLSCAWQLARAGHKRFAVLAGPEFGGNAAGGRFGDLGYPKGAHYLPLPSLESAHLRDMLADLGVIESAPFSARPVYDERALVHAPDERLFIAGQWQDGIVPTAGLGADELAQQARFFAYADGLRTARGADGRKVFCIPIAESSRDPRWRALDRRSFRQWLLDEGYTAKALHWYLNYCCRDDYGAGYEHVSAWAGLHYFSSRGGHAGDASDGAVLTWPDGLHTMVTKLTESITARTGSNAWSRDGFAVRATERAGGVDVLCARIGDDGALSTFTLKARRVVCAMPLFVAARVFPQLSAYGFEPARDLPPRAPWLVSNFLLDGMPAEAAGVPLAWDNVVYDGAGLGYVVSTHQLIRMSPPTRSVFSAYQALSTQAPDDTRRWLAQAKPDALREQAAIDLQAVYGRELWKHATALEITVRGHAMATPDVGFLTRPGLLALREADGPVVFAHADLSGLSLFEEASYWGMLAARRVLA, encoded by the coding sequence ATGGACCGCCGCACGTTCCTCGTCGCGTCGGCAGCCGCGTCGCTCGCCGCATGCGGCCGCACCGGCTGGATCGAGACGACGCCGCGCGTCGGCTACCCCGGCATGCGCGAAGGCCATGCGCTGCGCGACCATGCTGCGCTGCCGCCGCCTTCCGGCACCGTCGAAACCGACGTCGCGATCCTCGGCGCGGGCGCGGCCGGGCTGTCATGCGCATGGCAGCTCGCACGCGCGGGCCACAAGCGCTTCGCGGTGCTCGCGGGCCCCGAATTCGGCGGCAATGCGGCCGGCGGCCGCTTCGGCGATCTCGGTTATCCGAAAGGCGCGCACTACCTGCCGCTGCCGTCGCTCGAATCCGCGCACCTGCGCGACATGCTCGCCGATCTCGGCGTGATCGAATCCGCACCGTTCTCCGCGCGCCCCGTGTACGACGAGCGCGCGCTCGTCCACGCACCCGACGAACGGCTCTTCATCGCCGGGCAGTGGCAGGACGGCATCGTGCCGACGGCCGGCCTCGGCGCCGACGAACTCGCGCAGCAGGCACGCTTCTTCGCGTACGCGGACGGGCTGCGCACCGCGCGCGGCGCAGACGGCCGCAAGGTGTTCTGCATCCCGATCGCGGAATCGTCGCGCGACCCGCGCTGGCGCGCGCTCGACCGGCGCTCGTTCCGCCAGTGGCTGCTCGACGAGGGTTACACCGCGAAAGCGCTGCACTGGTACCTGAACTACTGCTGCCGCGACGACTACGGCGCGGGATACGAGCATGTGTCCGCATGGGCAGGGCTGCACTATTTCTCGTCGCGCGGCGGCCACGCAGGCGATGCGAGCGACGGCGCGGTGCTGACCTGGCCCGACGGGCTGCACACGATGGTGACGAAGCTGACCGAATCGATCACCGCGCGCACCGGCTCGAATGCATGGTCGCGGGACGGCTTCGCGGTGCGTGCGACCGAACGCGCGGGCGGCGTCGACGTGCTGTGCGCGCGCATCGGCGACGACGGCGCACTGTCGACGTTCACGCTGAAGGCGCGGCGCGTCGTGTGCGCGATGCCGCTGTTCGTCGCGGCGCGCGTGTTTCCGCAGCTTTCCGCATACGGCTTCGAACCCGCGCGCGACCTGCCGCCGCGCGCGCCATGGCTCGTGTCCAACTTCCTGCTCGATGGCATGCCGGCCGAAGCAGCCGGCGTGCCGCTCGCGTGGGACAACGTCGTCTACGACGGTGCGGGGCTCGGCTATGTCGTATCGACGCACCAGTTGATCCGGATGTCGCCGCCGACGCGCTCGGTGTTTTCCGCGTATCAGGCGCTGAGCACGCAAGCGCCGGACGATACGCGCCGCTGGCTCGCGCAGGCAAAGCCCGACGCGTTGCGCGAACAGGCGGCGATCGACCTGCAGGCCGTCTACGGGCGCGAGCTGTGGAAACACGCGACGGCGCTTGAAATCACCGTGCGCGGCCATGCGATGGCGACACCCGACGTCGGCTTCCTGACCCGGCCGGGGCTGCTCGCGCTACGCGAGGCCGACGGCCCCGTCGTGTTCGCGCACGCGGATCTGTCCGGGCTGTCGCTGTTCGAGGAAGCGTCGTACTGGGGCATGCTCGCGGCCCGGCGCGTGCTCGCCTGA
- a CDS encoding N-acetylmuramoyl-L-alanine amidase family protein: MTNRTIRRLRPFVHAAARMLACAPLLGAPLALHAADAAGAGAEPASGRYIVVDTGHTPAHPGSTGASGRVEYLYNLDLSTAVAEKLAAHGDRVLRTSADGREIALDQRSTQAPDANLFVSVHHDSMQQQFIDAGRQREFRGFSVFVSERNPHYAESLRCAKAIAERLVAAGERPSLYHAQPIRGENRPLIDPQLGIHRFDDLVVLRTAPIPAVLVEAGVIVNPDEEARLARRETIQKLSTAIAGGIDACTAPK, translated from the coding sequence ATGACGAACCGAACCATCCGACGCCTTCGCCCGTTCGTGCATGCCGCCGCGCGCATGCTCGCGTGCGCCCCGCTGCTCGGCGCGCCGCTGGCGCTGCATGCGGCCGACGCCGCAGGCGCCGGCGCCGAGCCCGCATCCGGGCGCTACATCGTCGTCGACACCGGCCATACGCCCGCGCACCCGGGCTCCACCGGCGCGAGCGGGCGCGTCGAATACCTGTACAACCTGGACCTGTCCACCGCAGTTGCGGAAAAGCTCGCCGCGCACGGCGACCGCGTGCTGCGCACGTCGGCCGACGGCCGCGAGATCGCGCTCGACCAGCGCTCGACGCAGGCGCCCGACGCGAACCTGTTCGTGTCGGTCCATCACGACTCGATGCAGCAGCAATTCATCGATGCAGGCCGGCAGCGCGAATTCCGCGGCTTCTCGGTGTTCGTGTCGGAGCGCAATCCGCACTATGCGGAAAGCCTGCGTTGCGCGAAGGCAATCGCCGAGCGACTGGTCGCAGCCGGCGAACGGCCGTCGCTGTATCACGCGCAGCCGATCCGCGGCGAGAATCGCCCGCTGATCGACCCGCAACTCGGCATCCATCGCTTCGACGATCTCGTCGTGCTGCGCACCGCGCCGATTCCGGCCGTGCTCGTCGAGGCCGGCGTGATCGTCAATCCGGACGAAGAAGCGCGGCTCGCGCGGCGCGAGACGATCCAGAAGCTGTCTACCGCGATCGCGGGCGGGATCGACGCATGTACGGCACCGAAGTGA
- a CDS encoding polyamine aminopropyltransferase: protein MLHKRALVLSILVLASCGLGYELISSALSSYLLGDSILQFSSVIGCYLFAMGIGSWLAKFVEDDDVLDRFVDIELLVGLLGGVSAALLFVVFAWLAAPFRAALYALVLALGLLIGMEIPLVMRAFQQRRQAFRHTVSEVLTFDYLGSLAVSLVFPLVLAPRLGLLRTSFLFGLLNAFVALWTTHLFRDEIRNVRGKLMRAALVIGLLVAGFALSDRITHWAEHGVYGDETIYSETTPYQRIVLTQWHDDMRLYLNGNLQFSSRDEHRYHEALIHPAIDALPWAKRVLVLGGGDGLAVRELLKHRNLERITLVDLDPAMTKLFSTSAPLVKLNQGSLKDPRVHVINDDAVRWLESNTDVYDAIVVDFPDPTNFGLGRLYSVPVFRLLARHLSENGYAVIQSTSPYFAPHAYWTIIATLHEAGLNTWPYHCYVPSFGDWGFVIAGKRRDFTVPTHYSVPTRWLDAQTAAEMFHFPADMPALPMSPNELNDQPLVRRFDDDWKHVLR, encoded by the coding sequence ATGCTGCATAAGCGTGCGCTGGTCCTGTCGATCCTCGTGCTCGCGTCGTGCGGGCTCGGCTACGAACTGATCAGCAGCGCGCTGTCGAGCTACCTGCTCGGCGATTCGATCCTGCAGTTCTCGTCGGTGATCGGCTGCTACCTGTTCGCGATGGGGATCGGCTCGTGGCTCGCGAAGTTCGTCGAGGACGACGACGTGCTCGACCGCTTCGTCGACATCGAGCTGCTCGTCGGCCTGCTCGGCGGCGTATCGGCCGCGCTGCTGTTCGTCGTGTTCGCGTGGCTCGCCGCGCCGTTCCGCGCGGCGCTGTACGCGCTGGTGCTCGCGCTCGGCCTGCTGATCGGGATGGAGATCCCGCTCGTGATGCGCGCGTTCCAGCAGCGGCGCCAGGCGTTCCGTCATACCGTCAGCGAGGTGCTGACCTTCGACTATCTCGGCTCGCTCGCGGTGTCGCTGGTCTTCCCGCTCGTGCTCGCGCCGCGTCTCGGCCTGCTGCGCACGAGCTTCCTGTTCGGTCTCCTGAACGCATTCGTCGCACTGTGGACGACCCACCTGTTCCGCGACGAGATCCGCAACGTGCGCGGCAAGCTGATGCGCGCGGCGCTCGTGATCGGGTTGCTCGTCGCCGGCTTCGCGCTGTCGGACCGCATCACGCACTGGGCCGAACACGGCGTGTACGGCGACGAGACGATCTATTCGGAAACGACGCCGTACCAGCGCATCGTGCTCACGCAATGGCACGACGACATGCGGCTGTACCTGAACGGCAACCTGCAGTTCTCGTCGCGCGACGAGCATCGTTATCACGAGGCGCTGATCCACCCGGCGATCGACGCGCTGCCGTGGGCGAAGCGCGTGCTCGTGCTCGGCGGCGGCGACGGCCTCGCGGTGCGCGAGCTGCTCAAGCACCGCAACCTCGAACGGATCACGCTCGTCGATCTCGATCCCGCGATGACGAAGCTGTTCTCGACGTCCGCGCCGCTCGTCAAGCTGAACCAGGGTTCGCTGAAGGATCCGCGCGTGCACGTGATCAATGACGACGCGGTGCGCTGGCTCGAATCGAACACCGACGTGTACGACGCGATCGTCGTCGACTTTCCCGACCCGACCAACTTCGGGCTCGGCCGGCTGTATTCGGTGCCGGTGTTCCGGCTGCTCGCGCGCCACCTGTCGGAGAACGGCTACGCGGTGATCCAGTCGACGTCGCCGTATTTCGCGCCGCATGCGTACTGGACCATCATCGCGACGCTGCACGAAGCCGGGCTCAACACGTGGCCGTACCACTGCTACGTGCCGTCGTTCGGCGACTGGGGCTTCGTGATCGCCGGCAAGCGCCGCGACTTCACGGTGCCGACGCACTACTCGGTGCCGACGCGCTGGCTCGACGCGCAAACCGCCGCCGAGATGTTCCATTTCCCGGCCGACATGCCGGCGCTGCCGATGTCGCCGAACGAACTCAACGACCAGCCGCTCGTGCGCCGCTTCGACGACGACTGGAAACACGTGCTGCGCTGA